The Sphaerospermopsis torques-reginae ITEP-024 genome has a window encoding:
- the glcD gene encoding glycolate oxidase subunit GlcD has protein sequence MLTQEKTPEKTQVNWKPIIKKFIAVLGEKGVVQRKEELLTYECDGLTSYRQQPAVAVLPRTTEQVAEIVKICNQYSVPFIARGSGTGLSGGALPVEDSVLIVTSLMRQILKIDLENQRVVVQPGIINSWVTQAVSGAGFYFAPDPSSQIICSIGGNIAENSGGVHCLKYGVTTNHVLGLKIVLPDGSIVDVGGQIPEMPGYDLTGVFVGSEGTLGIATEITLKILKSAESICVLLADFTSVEAAAASVSDIISAGIIPGGMEMMDNISINAVEDVVATNCYPRDAEAILLVEIDGLDVEVAENKKRVADICLKNGARNITSASDPEMRLKLWKGRKAAFAAAGHVSPDYYVQDGVIPRTQLPYVLKEIEALSAKHGYRIANVFHAGDGNLHPLILFDNSIPGELEKVEEVGGEILKLCVKVGGSISGEHGIGADKKCYMPDMFSDTDLETMQWVRQVFNPQGLANPGKMFPTPRTCGEAAKAALQKFANVERF, from the coding sequence ATGCTAACCCAAGAAAAAACCCCAGAAAAAACCCAAGTAAACTGGAAACCTATCATCAAAAAATTCATCGCTGTACTTGGAGAAAAAGGAGTAGTTCAACGCAAAGAAGAACTATTAACCTACGAATGTGATGGTTTAACCAGCTACCGTCAACAACCAGCAGTAGCAGTATTACCCCGCACTACCGAACAAGTAGCAGAAATTGTCAAAATATGCAATCAATATTCTGTTCCCTTCATCGCTAGAGGTTCAGGAACAGGTTTATCAGGTGGTGCATTACCCGTTGAAGATTCGGTTTTAATTGTCACTTCTTTAATGCGGCAAATTCTCAAAATTGATTTAGAAAATCAGCGTGTAGTTGTGCAACCAGGAATTATTAATAGTTGGGTAACACAAGCTGTTAGTGGTGCAGGTTTTTATTTTGCACCGGACCCTTCTAGTCAAATTATTTGTTCTATTGGTGGTAATATTGCTGAAAATTCGGGAGGTGTACATTGTTTAAAATATGGTGTGACAACTAATCATGTTTTAGGTTTAAAAATCGTCCTTCCTGATGGTTCAATTGTTGATGTCGGTGGACAAATTCCTGAAATGCCAGGTTATGATTTAACAGGTGTTTTTGTAGGTTCAGAAGGAACTTTAGGAATTGCGACGGAAATCACTTTAAAAATCCTCAAAAGTGCGGAATCTATTTGTGTTTTATTAGCAGATTTTACCAGTGTGGAAGCTGCGGCTGCAAGTGTTTCTGATATTATCAGCGCCGGGATTATTCCTGGTGGGATGGAAATGATGGATAATATTAGTATTAACGCTGTGGAAGATGTGGTTGCTACTAATTGTTATCCCCGTGATGCGGAGGCAATTTTGTTAGTAGAAATTGATGGTTTAGATGTAGAAGTTGCAGAGAATAAAAAAAGAGTTGCTGATATTTGTTTAAAAAATGGAGCGCGAAATATTACTTCTGCATCTGACCCAGAAATGCGGTTAAAATTGTGGAAAGGGAGAAAAGCGGCTTTTGCTGCTGCTGGTCATGTTAGCCCTGATTATTATGTACAAGATGGGGTAATTCCTCGGACTCAATTACCTTATGTTTTGAAAGAAATTGAGGCTTTAAGTGCAAAACATGGTTATAGAATTGCTAATGTGTTTCATGCGGGAGATGGTAATTTACATCCTTTAATTTTGTTTGATAATTCTATTCCTGGGGAATTGGAAAAAGTGGAAGAAGTGGGGGGAGAAATTCTCAAACTTTGTGTTAAAGTTGGTGGTAGTATTTCTGGTGAACATGGCATTGGTGCTGATAAAAAATGTTATATGCCAGATATGTTTAGTGATACAGATTTAGAAACTATGCAATGGGTAAGGCAAGTTTTTAATCCTCAAGGTTTAGCTAATCCTGGTAAAATGTTTCCCACACCGCGCACGTGTGGGGAAGCTGCAAAAGCAGCACTTCAAAAGTTTGCTAATGTAGAAAGGTTTTAA
- a CDS encoding glycosyltransferase family protein: MKNLLTNHPRKIEIMGAEEKLIKVISSSRNHRQWRIALYSHDTMGLGHKRRNLLIAQTLGYSPLETDILIISGIQDSCNLPIPSGVDCLSLPALYKNINGQYQARRLGLSLQEIIKLRSQIILTAIQNFQPDIFIVDNVPRGAVRELEPTLNYLRHQGKTHCILGLRDVLDEPVSIQRDWQRMKNEKAIQTYYDAVWVYGDPTIYDLAKEYNFQSETIEKLHYIGYLDQRTRLKFIDSESIQAFKSLNLPEKKLALCLVGGGQDGAILAETFAHTQLPPDMNGIILTGPFMPREVQQKLQKLAAKRDNLQILKYLSEPTLLVNRAERVIAMGGYNTTCELLSFQKKSLIIPRIKPRKEQFVRAERLQSLGLVDMLHPQNLTSQTLTNWLNTETKKPQVRNFVNLNGLNHISQFIDEILIDKYSANAFGKLG; encoded by the coding sequence ATGAAAAATTTATTGACCAACCATCCTCGAAAAATAGAAATAATGGGGGCTGAAGAAAAACTAATAAAAGTTATTAGTTCATCTAGGAATCATCGTCAATGGCGCATTGCTTTATATTCTCATGATACAATGGGATTAGGACATAAAAGACGTAATTTATTAATTGCCCAAACATTGGGATATTCACCATTAGAAACCGACATTTTAATTATTAGTGGTATTCAAGATAGTTGTAATTTACCCATACCTTCAGGGGTAGATTGTTTGAGTTTACCAGCTTTGTACAAAAATATAAATGGTCAATACCAAGCCCGGAGATTAGGGTTATCATTACAGGAGATAATAAAACTGCGATCGCAAATTATTCTCACCGCCATACAAAATTTTCAACCAGATATTTTCATAGTTGATAATGTCCCCAGAGGCGCAGTCAGAGAACTAGAACCAACACTAAATTATTTACGTCATCAAGGCAAAACACACTGCATTTTAGGTTTACGAGATGTGTTAGATGAACCAGTATCCATCCAGCGAGATTGGCAACGCATGAAAAATGAAAAAGCAATTCAAACTTATTATGATGCCGTTTGGGTATATGGAGATCCTACAATTTATGACTTAGCCAAAGAATATAATTTTCAGTCAGAAACAATTGAAAAACTCCATTACATTGGTTATTTGGATCAGCGAACACGCCTCAAGTTTATTGATAGTGAAAGTATTCAGGCTTTTAAATCTCTCAATTTACCTGAAAAAAAATTAGCATTATGTTTAGTAGGTGGTGGACAAGATGGAGCGATTTTAGCAGAAACCTTTGCTCATACTCAACTACCACCAGACATGAATGGTATTATTTTAACGGGTCCATTTATGCCCAGAGAGGTACAACAAAAATTGCAAAAATTAGCGGCTAAACGTGATAATTTACAGATATTGAAATATTTATCTGAACCCACACTTTTAGTCAATCGAGCAGAGCGGGTTATTGCAATGGGAGGATATAATACAACCTGTGAATTATTGTCATTTCAAAAAAAATCCCTGATTATTCCCCGCATCAAACCGAGAAAAGAACAATTTGTGAGAGCAGAACGTTTACAGTCTCTTGGTTTAGTGGATATGCTACACCCCCAAAACCTCACATCTCAAACATTAACAAATTGGTTAAATACAGAAACAAAAAAACCACAAGTTCGTAATTTTGTTAATCTCAATGGACTCAATCATATTTCTCAATTTATAGACGAAATACTCATAGACAAGTATTCAGCTAATGCCTTCGGAAAGCTGGGCTAA
- a CDS encoding IS1634 family transposase translates to MNYQTEEIESKNIDHLGIIAGIIDEIGIVEKINEIFSIDIREKVNTGEVVKAIILNGLGFVSRPLYLFPDFFKDKAVEHLIGTGIKAEDLNDDKIGRVMDKLYKYGLTKLFLIIALEVVKKYGIDTKYSHLDSSSLHLHGEYKNCVNNLEKELGINREHPIMITQGYSRDHRPDLKQCILDLIVSSDGDIPLFFRGASGNESDKAVFAHILVEYSKQIDFESIMVADSALYSESNLKLMSNMKWISRVPLSIKKAKNLVKASINNEMKACKIKGYSYIEEKVSYGGIEQRWLLVESVERKKADLNKLDKKIQEELLKANKQVDKLEQEEFADKSLAELKIKEITAKLKYHQISDYRITETLNQGKTAVYRVKCKLRENQELITQQQNSCGRFILATNILDAQELESEEILKIYKEQQSTERGFRFIKDPLFFADSLFVKNPQRVETMMMLMALCLLVYNLGQRQLRMSLKAQKATVKNQLNKPTESPTLRWIFQCFQGIHLLMAQGFQRILNLTESHCHILQFLPTTCQKYYLLS, encoded by the coding sequence ATGAATTACCAAACAGAAGAAATTGAGAGTAAAAACATAGATCACTTAGGAATAATCGCAGGAATAATAGATGAAATAGGAATAGTAGAAAAAATCAACGAGATATTTTCAATAGATATCAGAGAGAAAGTAAACACAGGAGAAGTAGTCAAAGCAATCATTCTCAATGGACTAGGCTTTGTATCAAGACCACTATATTTGTTCCCAGATTTCTTTAAAGACAAAGCCGTAGAACATCTAATAGGAACAGGAATAAAAGCAGAAGATTTAAACGACGATAAAATAGGTAGAGTCATGGATAAACTCTATAAATATGGATTAACTAAACTATTCTTAATCATTGCCTTAGAAGTAGTAAAGAAATATGGAATAGACACAAAATATTCCCATTTAGACTCAAGCTCATTACATTTACACGGGGAATATAAGAATTGCGTAAATAATCTAGAGAAAGAACTAGGAATAAATCGAGAACATCCAATAATGATTACACAAGGATATTCTCGTGACCATCGCCCAGACCTAAAACAATGTATATTAGATTTAATAGTAAGTAGTGATGGGGATATACCATTATTTTTTAGAGGGGCATCAGGAAACGAATCAGATAAAGCAGTATTTGCTCATATCTTAGTAGAATATTCTAAACAAATAGATTTTGAAAGTATCATGGTGGCTGACAGTGCATTATATAGCGAAAGTAATTTAAAATTAATGTCAAACATGAAATGGATAAGTCGAGTACCATTATCCATTAAAAAAGCAAAAAATTTAGTGAAAGCCTCCATAAATAATGAAATGAAAGCCTGTAAAATCAAAGGTTATAGCTATATCGAAGAGAAAGTATCTTATGGAGGAATAGAGCAAAGATGGTTATTAGTAGAAAGCGTAGAGAGAAAAAAAGCAGACTTAAATAAACTAGACAAAAAAATCCAAGAAGAGTTATTAAAAGCTAACAAACAAGTAGATAAATTAGAACAGGAAGAATTTGCTGATAAATCTTTAGCCGAGTTGAAAATCAAAGAAATAACAGCTAAATTAAAATATCATCAAATATCAGACTATCGAATTACCGAGACATTAAATCAAGGGAAAACAGCAGTTTATAGAGTGAAATGTAAATTAAGAGAAAATCAGGAGTTAATTACACAACAGCAAAACTCTTGTGGCAGATTTATTTTAGCCACCAATATTTTGGATGCTCAGGAGTTAGAGTCAGAAGAAATCCTCAAAATATATAAAGAACAACAATCTACAGAAAGAGGATTTAGATTTATCAAAGACCCGTTATTTTTCGCGGATAGTCTGTTTGTGAAAAATCCCCAAAGAGTAGAGACAATGATGATGTTAATGGCATTATGTCTTTTGGTTTATAATTTAGGACAAAGACAATTAAGAATGTCATTGAAGGCACAAAAAGCCACAGTTAAAAACCAACTGAATAAACCTACAGAATCTCCCACATTAAGATGGATATTTCAGTGCTTTCAAGGTATTCATCTTTTGATGGCACAAGGATTTCAACGAATTCTTAATTTAACGGAGTCGCATTGTCATATCTTGCAATTCCTACCTACTACTTGTCAAAAATATTATTTATTATCTTAG
- the nagZ gene encoding beta-N-acetylhexosaminidase, with product MKDLQKFGNHLIFGVSGTDLSDDDKRALSELKPVGVIFFTKNFLDGVPYPVWLKGFENLLKQIREYTERETLLTSIDHEGGRVVRTPFPITRFPCAYLVRSQAYEVAKATALELKSLGINLSFSPVADIFSNPQNPIIGPRAFGITPKTASQGAREYYQGLREEGILGCAKHFPGHGDTSTDSHLELPILNLSLEDLRNRELIPFQTLIQEQIPLIMTAHILFPQIDPEVPATLSKTILNQILRQELNFQGVIVSDDLDMKAVADMFMRPGTVARAFNAGCDLFIVSRNINSSSLERTYKIAEDFANCLSNGSLNEEIVETAKERVENLLKITPQYPVYQLEKEVLVNHAELAIDCCFE from the coding sequence ATGAAAGATTTACAAAAATTCGGTAATCATTTAATTTTCGGTGTTTCTGGTACAGATCTTAGTGATGATGATAAGCGGGCGTTGAGTGAGTTAAAACCCGTGGGGGTGATTTTTTTCACTAAAAACTTTCTTGATGGTGTTCCTTATCCAGTTTGGTTAAAAGGCTTTGAAAATTTACTTAAACAAATTAGAGAATATACTGAACGAGAAACGCTGTTAACCAGTATAGATCATGAGGGTGGAAGGGTTGTCAGAACGCCATTTCCCATTACTCGCTTTCCTTGTGCTTATTTGGTGCGCTCACAAGCTTATGAAGTAGCAAAAGCCACGGCGTTAGAATTAAAATCACTGGGAATTAATCTTTCTTTTTCTCCTGTCGCTGATATTTTTTCTAACCCCCAAAACCCTATTATTGGACCTCGTGCTTTTGGGATCACTCCCAAAACTGCTAGTCAAGGTGCGCGGGAATATTATCAAGGACTCAGGGAAGAGGGTATTCTTGGTTGTGCTAAACACTTTCCTGGACATGGAGATACTAGCACAGATTCTCATTTAGAGTTGCCAATATTAAATTTAAGTTTAGAAGATTTACGAAACCGAGAATTAATTCCTTTTCAAACTTTAATTCAGGAACAAATACCGCTAATAATGACAGCACATATTTTGTTCCCGCAAATTGATCCAGAAGTTCCAGCGACATTATCTAAAACAATTTTAAATCAGATTTTACGCCAAGAATTAAATTTTCAAGGTGTGATTGTTTCCGATGATTTAGATATGAAAGCTGTTGCGGATATGTTCATGCGTCCGGGAACAGTTGCACGAGCTTTTAATGCTGGCTGTGATTTATTTATAGTATCACGAAATATCAATTCTTCATCTTTGGAAAGAACTTATAAAATAGCCGAAGATTTTGCGAATTGTTTGAGTAATGGTAGTTTAAATGAAGAGATAGTAGAAACGGCTAAAGAGAGAGTGGAAAATTTATTAAAAATAACCCCTCAATATCCAGTTTATCAACTGGAAAAAGAGGTTTTAGTTAATCATGCAGAGTTAGCTATTGATTGCTGTTTTGAGTAG
- a CDS encoding glycoside hydrolase family 10 protein, whose protein sequence is MNRVIHRCFSFLICLGFIFSLTIFPISSTSIVSQKTSFLTTEVRGVWLTNVASGVLFVPWGVERAINQLAALNFNTIYPVAWNRGYTFYKSKVAESIIGEKTEPLLNLINSGNDVLEKLVRLSKNKTLSVIPWFEYGFMTPPNSALAKARPEWLTSGQKGINSVNENLPEEINHNGVFNRQVWLNPLHPQVQEFILGLILEVVKNYDVDGIQVDDHFGMPVQFGYDSFTVKLYQKEHLGKTPPIDNFNAEWMRWRADKITDFMGRINQEVKKIKPQAKISISPNSQYYAYKYYLQDWENWVNKGLVDELILQVYRDDKKSFIAEIEKPAVKLAMKKIPVSIGISTGTLLSPVDIESIKEQVQIVRDHKFFGFSFFYWESLWGYISPESPQKRRKAFLEMFANKAVKPLNLNRTYVRLD, encoded by the coding sequence ATGAATAGGGTGATACACCGTTGTTTTTCCTTCTTAATTTGTTTGGGTTTTATATTCAGTTTAACCATATTTCCGATTTCTTCAACTTCGATTGTTTCTCAAAAAACAAGTTTTTTAACTACAGAAGTTCGCGGTGTTTGGTTGACTAATGTTGCTAGTGGTGTGCTTTTTGTTCCTTGGGGTGTTGAAAGGGCAATAAACCAATTAGCAGCACTCAATTTTAATACTATTTATCCAGTAGCATGGAACAGAGGTTACACTTTCTATAAAAGTAAGGTTGCTGAAAGTATAATTGGTGAAAAAACCGAACCTTTGTTGAATTTAATAAATAGTGGCAATGATGTTTTAGAGAAGTTAGTCAGGTTGTCCAAAAATAAAACTTTAAGCGTGATTCCTTGGTTTGAATATGGGTTTATGACTCCCCCTAATTCTGCCTTAGCAAAAGCACGTCCAGAATGGTTAACCAGTGGGCAAAAAGGCATAAATTCTGTTAACGAAAATCTGCCAGAAGAAATTAATCATAATGGTGTTTTTAATCGGCAGGTATGGTTAAATCCTCTCCATCCCCAAGTGCAAGAATTTATATTGGGTTTAATTTTAGAAGTTGTGAAAAATTACGATGTTGATGGTATTCAAGTGGATGATCACTTTGGAATGCCTGTACAATTTGGCTATGATTCATTTACGGTTAAACTTTATCAAAAAGAACATTTAGGAAAGACTCCACCTATTGATAATTTTAATGCAGAATGGATGCGGTGGCGGGCAGATAAGATTACTGATTTTATGGGCAGAATCAATCAAGAAGTCAAAAAAATTAAGCCCCAAGCAAAAATATCCATTTCTCCCAATTCTCAGTATTATGCCTATAAATATTATTTACAAGATTGGGAAAATTGGGTAAATAAAGGTTTGGTAGATGAGTTGATTTTGCAGGTATATCGAGATGATAAAAAATCTTTTATTGCCGAAATTGAAAAACCTGCGGTAAAATTAGCAATGAAGAAGATTCCTGTGAGCATTGGCATTTCTACAGGAACTTTACTTAGTCCTGTAGATATTGAAAGTATTAAAGAACAGGTACAAATTGTGCGAGATCATAAATTTTTTGGCTTTTCTTTCTTCTATTGGGAAAGTTTGTGGGGTTACATCTCTCCTGAATCACCCCAAAAACGACGTAAGGCTTTTTTAGAGATGTTTGCCAATAAGGCTGTTAAACCGTTAAATTTAAATAGAACTTACGTAAGATTGGACTAA
- a CDS encoding RNA-binding S4 domain-containing protein, whose translation MIKLDQFLKFVGISSTGGQAKIMIVNGEVKVNGEVETRRGRKLSADDIVTVIGKTFKVGDIIS comes from the coding sequence ATGATTAAACTCGATCAGTTTTTAAAGTTCGTTGGTATTTCCTCCACTGGAGGTCAAGCTAAGATTATGATTGTTAATGGTGAGGTGAAAGTTAATGGTGAGGTAGAAACTCGACGTGGGCGTAAATTATCAGCAGATGATATTGTAACTGTGATTGGGAAAACATTTAAAGTAGGGGATATTATTTCCTAA
- a CDS encoding glycosyltransferase family 4 protein translates to MRVAYVCADLGIPVFGKKGCSIHVQEVMRGLQKQGCDVELLASRLGGIAPPDLGNIVVHQLPNIPKGEISIREKMALGINNDLVDKLENLGNLDFIYERYSLWSYGAMEFAQKKGIFGLLEVNSPLIAEQVKYRGLIDIDGAEKVAEKVFQAATAVITVSEEVRKYVMNYVESDKIYVIPNGVNPERFSNLNYSTKSENFTVGFVGTLKPWHGLSILSEAFFRLHQKIPQARLLIVGDGPERENIEKELSVRGLDSYTQFTGAVDPEQVPELLAKMDVAVAPYPPQTDFYFSPLKVYEYMAAGLPVVVSKIGQLVDLIEPEINGIFCPPGDAIALADALEKLWRSPILRQNLGQAARQKVMKYHTWDTIAKEILQIAKCYGGVKG, encoded by the coding sequence GTGAGAGTTGCTTATGTTTGTGCTGATTTGGGGATTCCTGTTTTTGGGAAAAAAGGTTGTTCTATTCATGTACAGGAGGTGATGAGAGGATTACAAAAACAAGGTTGTGATGTGGAATTGTTAGCAAGTCGTTTAGGAGGAATAGCACCGCCAGATTTAGGTAATATTGTTGTTCATCAATTGCCAAATATTCCCAAGGGAGAAATATCTATCAGGGAAAAAATGGCTTTGGGAATTAATAATGATTTAGTTGATAAGTTAGAGAATTTGGGAAATTTGGATTTTATTTATGAACGCTATTCTCTGTGGAGTTATGGGGCAATGGAATTTGCCCAAAAAAAGGGAATTTTTGGTTTATTAGAGGTTAATTCTCCTTTGATCGCAGAACAAGTAAAGTATCGTGGTTTGATAGATATTGATGGTGCAGAAAAGGTTGCAGAAAAAGTTTTTCAAGCTGCTACTGCGGTAATTACTGTTTCTGAGGAAGTGAGAAAATATGTGATGAATTATGTGGAAAGTGATAAAATTTATGTGATTCCTAATGGTGTGAATCCTGAAAGATTTTCTAATCTTAATTATTCCACTAAATCAGAAAATTTTACTGTGGGATTTGTGGGGACTTTAAAACCTTGGCATGGTTTATCAATTCTCAGCGAGGCTTTTTTTCGACTTCATCAAAAAATTCCCCAAGCGCGACTTTTAATTGTGGGTGATGGTCCAGAAAGGGAAAATATAGAAAAAGAATTATCGGTTAGAGGATTAGATAGTTATACTCAATTTACTGGGGCGGTAGATCCTGAACAAGTTCCCGAATTATTAGCAAAAATGGATGTAGCAGTTGCACCTTATCCACCACAAACAGACTTTTATTTTTCACCTTTGAAAGTGTATGAATATATGGCGGCTGGTTTACCTGTAGTAGTTAGTAAAATTGGACAATTAGTGGATTTAATAGAACCAGAAATTAATGGTATTTTTTGTCCTCCCGGTGATGCGATCGCCCTAGCAGATGCTTTAGAAAAATTATGGCGATCGCCTATACTCCGTCAAAATCTCGGACAAGCTGCACGTCAAAAAGTGATGAAATATCATACCTGGGATACCATAGCCAAAGAAATTTTACAGATAGCCAAATGTTATGGGGGTGTAAAAGGATAA
- a CDS encoding glycosyltransferase family 4 protein, with amino-acid sequence MSIVGYILKRYPRYSETFVVNEILAHEAAGLKIEIFALRPPSDSHFQNIISQVRAPVTYIKKPIQGRVSPSLKSIAPTAASYFWAELQEAAKIIPDFWSKLAIAEGEQASTVYQAAWLAREAKLKGITHFHAHFGTIATSVARLASHFTGIPYTFTAHAKDIFHESVDFADMEHKLQDAATVVTVSDYNLNYLQTKYPQAKQKIQRIYNGLNLGRLQYSAPAQRPPVIISVGRLVEKKGMSILIDACAILKQKKYEFQCQIVGTGSLETALKQQIQDLELSSLVEIIGPRPQNEVFQLVQQAAVFAAPYVIGKDGNRDGLPTVLLEAMALGTPCVSTDVTGIPEVVKHHETGLIVPQNNAEKLAISLQEIITNSGLRVRLSTQARNLIVSEFDIDCNSRVLRRLFCTQRRRDTEEV; translated from the coding sequence ATGTCCATTGTTGGTTACATTCTCAAACGTTATCCCCGCTATTCTGAAACTTTTGTAGTCAATGAAATTTTGGCACATGAAGCAGCAGGTTTAAAGATAGAAATTTTCGCTTTAAGACCACCTAGCGACAGTCATTTTCAAAATATTATTTCTCAAGTTAGAGCGCCTGTAACTTACATTAAAAAACCAATTCAAGGACGTGTGAGTCCATCTCTTAAAAGTATTGCTCCCACAGCGGCCAGTTATTTTTGGGCAGAATTACAAGAAGCTGCTAAAATCATTCCTGATTTTTGGTCAAAATTAGCTATTGCTGAAGGTGAACAAGCAAGCACTGTTTACCAAGCTGCATGGTTAGCAAGGGAGGCAAAACTCAAAGGTATCACTCATTTTCACGCTCATTTTGGTACTATTGCCACCAGTGTAGCCAGGTTAGCTTCCCATTTTACAGGTATTCCCTACACTTTCACGGCTCATGCTAAAGATATCTTTCATGAAAGTGTTGATTTTGCAGATATGGAACATAAATTACAAGATGCGGCAACGGTGGTAACTGTTAGTGATTACAACCTCAATTATTTACAAACAAAATATCCTCAAGCTAAACAAAAAATTCAACGTATTTACAATGGTTTGAATTTAGGAAGATTACAATATTCTGCACCTGCTCAACGTCCTCCTGTAATTATTTCTGTAGGGCGGTTGGTTGAAAAAAAAGGAATGTCTATTTTAATAGATGCTTGTGCAATTCTCAAACAAAAAAAATATGAATTTCAATGTCAAATTGTGGGTACGGGTTCATTAGAAACTGCATTAAAACAACAAATTCAAGATTTAGAATTGTCATCTTTGGTAGAAATTATAGGTCCACGTCCGCAAAATGAAGTGTTTCAATTAGTGCAACAAGCGGCTGTGTTTGCAGCACCTTATGTAATTGGTAAAGATGGCAACAGAGATGGATTACCTACGGTTTTATTAGAAGCAATGGCTTTAGGAACTCCCTGTGTGAGTACGGATGTGACTGGTATTCCTGAAGTTGTTAAACATCATGAAACTGGGTTGATTGTGCCACAAAATAATGCTGAAAAGTTGGCTATTTCACTACAAGAAATTATCACTAATTCAGGTTTGCGGGTGAGGTTGTCAACCCAAGCTAGAAATTTAATTGTATCTGAGTTTGATATTGATTGTAATAGTCGGGTTTTACGGAGATTATTTTGCACGCAGAGACGCAGAGACACAGAGGAGGTTTGA
- a CDS encoding GAF domain-containing sensor histidine kinase, protein MKINQVESIPELTKSAFSQILFDVELDEKSCSEQFLRSIAAQKVELQKQVKYLQEQLELQKQQHRSQLQEVQNFHALVRRITEQIRDSVDINQVLQTAVQELARLLQLEQCQIELYHHNQTKAIVTYEYSYNLPSCQGLTKEIADFPEVYQPLLQKQPLQSIEILPGWQSQIQVVSQLAFPMFDAQGMLGNIWLIKPTEEKFNELEISLVQEVANECAIAIRQFQLKEKTKAQLQEIEKRERRKNEFLKTLSQELRTPVTNINLAAQTLEGLLTSSGIIDIELVPQLLQILHNECGRESKLINDLLTLTHLKIEPEPPILIPIDLKTWLTPIVESFRDVTHCQQQNLKLHIESKIPPLETDITDFDRIISELINHACQCTPPGETITVTAKLRIAAVELQISYSGVEIPTHELGKVFQPFYRFGKNAPWKTSDSGLELALVKAMVKRLSGNINVENADQQITFTITFPLHPVF, encoded by the coding sequence ATGAAAATAAATCAAGTTGAATCCATTCCAGAGTTAACTAAATCAGCCTTTTCTCAGATTTTATTCGATGTAGAATTAGATGAAAAAAGCTGTAGTGAACAATTTTTAAGGAGTATTGCCGCCCAAAAAGTGGAACTACAAAAACAGGTAAAATATTTACAGGAGCAATTAGAATTACAAAAGCAACAGCACAGATCACAATTACAAGAAGTGCAAAATTTTCATGCACTGGTACGACGGATCACTGAACAAATTCGTGATAGTGTTGATATTAACCAAGTTCTGCAAACAGCAGTTCAAGAATTAGCGCGATTATTGCAGTTAGAACAATGTCAAATAGAACTTTATCATCACAACCAAACTAAAGCGATAGTCACCTATGAGTATAGTTATAATTTACCTTCTTGTCAGGGATTAACTAAAGAGATTGCAGACTTTCCAGAAGTTTATCAACCACTATTGCAAAAACAACCATTGCAATCTATAGAAATTCTACCTGGATGGCAGTCACAAATACAAGTAGTTTCCCAACTTGCTTTTCCCATGTTTGATGCTCAAGGTATGTTAGGAAATATTTGGTTAATTAAACCGACAGAAGAAAAATTTAATGAATTAGAGATATCCTTAGTGCAGGAAGTAGCTAACGAATGTGCGATCGCTATTCGTCAATTTCAACTCAAAGAAAAAACTAAAGCACAACTACAAGAAATAGAAAAACGGGAACGACGGAAAAACGAATTTCTCAAAACCCTATCTCAAGAACTCCGCACACCAGTTACTAATATTAACCTAGCTGCTCAAACTCTAGAAGGTTTACTGACATCTTCTGGTATTATTGATATAGAATTAGTACCGCAACTTTTACAGATTTTACATAACGAATGTGGAAGAGAAAGCAAATTAATTAACGATTTACTCACTCTGACTCATCTGAAAATAGAACCCGAACCACCAATATTAATTCCTATTGACTTAAAAACCTGGTTAACTCCTATAGTTGAATCTTTCCGGGATGTTACCCATTGTCAGCAACAAAACTTAAAATTGCATATTGAAAGCAAAATTCCGCCTTTAGAAACTGATATTACTGATTTTGATCGCATTATTAGTGAACTTATCAACCATGCGTGTCAATGTACTCCCCCTGGTGAAACCATCACCGTTACTGCTAAATTGCGTATTGCAGCAGTAGAGTTACAAATCAGCTATTCCGGTGTAGAGATTCCTACACATGAACTGGGAAAAGTTTTTCAGCCATTTTACCGCTTTGGTAAAAATGCTCCTTGGAAAACCAGCGATTCAGGGTTAGAATTAGCTTTGGTGAAAGCAATGGTAAAACGGTTAAGCGGTAATATTAATGTTGAAAATGCAGATCAGCAAATCACGTTCACCATTACATTTCCCCTGCATCCAGTTTTTTGA